In Tenrec ecaudatus isolate mTenEca1 chromosome 4, mTenEca1.hap1, whole genome shotgun sequence, a single window of DNA contains:
- the POGLUT3 gene encoding protein O-glucosyltransferase 3 isoform X2 → MYESANEGLKINVLYGGEHVALSPYILKGPVYHEYCACPEEDAQAWQKVLSCPTKEPQIAKDFSSFPSINLQQMLNEIPKRFGDERGAIVHYTILNNHIYRRALGKYTDFKMFSDEILLSLARKVLLPDVEFYVNLGDWPLEHRKVNESPGPVPIISWCGSLDSRDVILPTYDITHSTLEAMRGVTNDLLSIQGNTGPSWSNKTEKAFFRGRDSREERLQLVRLSKENPQLLDAGITGYFFFQEKEEELGKAKLMGFFDFFKYKYQVNVDGTVAAYRFPYLMLGDSLVLKQDSPYYEHFYTALTPWKHYVPIKRNLSDLLEKVKWAKENDEEAKKIAKEGQLTARELLQPHRLYCYSYRVLQEYAALQSGKPKIRDGMERVPQPDDSTSICQCFRKKPAREDL, encoded by the exons ATGTATGAAAGTGCCAATGAAGGGCTGAAGATAAATGTTCTTTATGGTGGTGAACATGTTGCCCTGTCTCCTTATATTTTGAAAG GTCCAGTGTACCACGAGTACTGCGCATGTCCAGAAGAGGATGCTCAGGCCTGGCAGAAAGTTCTTTCATGCCCAACCAAGGAACCGCAGATTGCGAAAGATTTCTCGTCCTTCCCCAGCATCAATCTCCAGCAGATGCTGAACGAAATCCCCAAAAGGTTTGGGGATGAGAGAGGCGCCATTGTTCATTACACGATTCTCAACAACCACATCTACCGGCGAGCTTTAGGGAAATACACAGACTTCAAAATGTTCTCTGATGAGATTTTGCTGTCCTTGGCAAGAAAG GTCCTTCTCCCTGACGTAGAGTTTTATGTTAATCTTGGAGATTGGCCTTTGGAGCATCGCAAAGTCAATGAATCGCCTGGCCCTGTACCTATCATTTCATGGTGTGGCTCTCTGGACTCAAGAGATGTTATCCTTCCCACATATGACATCACCCACTCCACCCTTGAAGCAATGAGGGGTGTTACTAATGATCTTCTCTCCATTCAAGGAAACACAG GGCCTTCCTGGAGCAATAAAACAGAGAAAGCTTTCTTCAGAGGCCGAGATAGCCGAGAAGAAAGGCTCCAGTTGGTGCGGTTGTCCAAAGAAAACCCCCAGCTCCTAGATGCAGGGATTACAGGGTACTTCTTTttccaagagaaagaagaggaactTGGCAAAGCAAAGTTGATGGGTTTCTTTGACTTTTTTAAG TACAAATACCAAGTGAATGTGGATGGCACCGTGGCTGCTTACAGATTCCCTTATCTCATGCTGGGGGACAGCCTGGTCCTGAAGCAGGACTCGCCGTATTACGAGCATTTCTACACGGCACTGACGCCTTGGAAACATTATGTGCCAATTAAAAGAAACCTTAGTGATTTATTAGAAAAAGTTAAATGGGCCAAG GAAAATGATGAAGAAGCCAAGAAGATAGCAAAGGAGGGGCAGTTGACTGCGAGGGAGCTGCTGCAGCCGCACAGACTTTACTGCTACTCCTACAGAGTGCTGCAG GAATATGCTGCGCTCCAGTCCGGTAAACCCAAAATACGCGATGGAATGGAACGTGTTCCTCAGCCTGATGATAGCACATCCATCTGCCAGTGCTTCAGGAAGAAGCCTGCAAGAGAAGACCTTTAA